From Syntrophus gentianae, one genomic window encodes:
- a CDS encoding histone deacetylase family protein — protein MEKTGIVRDIRYMDHHPGFGHPESPRRLEVLYDMLEDPDMAGRFQDIPAREADTEELCLIHSLRYIKRVASTAERAHDWLDPDTTTSSGSYEAALLAAGGLCEAVSRVASGELDNAFALVRPPGHHAETDEGRGFCLFNNVAIGARYAQTALHLKRILIVDWDLHHGNGTQHSFESDPSILYFSTHQYPYYPGSGASHEVGRRQGEGFTVNVPLGTGYGDGEYAAIFEKILKPIVPDFKPELILVSAGFDIYRGDPLGGMKVSPKGFAGLTRLIMEIAASCCGGKIVFTLEGGYDLKGLRDSVKAVLKELAGLAFTNYADMMAGANPVAVDMALKSVLQVQSRYWKNLRP, from the coding sequence ATGGAAAAGACGGGCATTGTAAGAGACATCAGGTACATGGATCATCATCCTGGCTTTGGACACCCGGAAAGTCCCCGCAGGCTTGAAGTTCTTTACGACATGCTTGAAGATCCTGATATGGCGGGGCGATTTCAGGACATACCAGCCAGGGAAGCTGATACGGAAGAACTGTGTCTGATCCATTCGCTTCGTTATATAAAGAGGGTCGCATCAACAGCGGAAAGGGCACATGACTGGCTGGATCCAGATACGACAACGTCTTCCGGCTCCTACGAAGCGGCCCTGCTGGCTGCAGGAGGGCTTTGCGAAGCCGTCTCCAGGGTGGCCTCCGGCGAACTGGATAACGCTTTCGCCCTGGTGCGCCCCCCGGGCCATCACGCCGAGACCGACGAAGGCAGAGGGTTTTGTCTGTTCAACAATGTGGCCATCGGCGCCAGATATGCCCAGACAGCCCTTCATCTCAAACGGATTCTCATCGTCGACTGGGACCTTCATCACGGTAACGGCACCCAGCATTCCTTTGAATCGGATCCCTCCATCCTCTATTTTTCAACCCACCAATACCCTTATTATCCCGGCTCGGGAGCCTCTCATGAAGTGGGAAGGAGGCAGGGCGAAGGGTTTACGGTGAATGTCCCCCTGGGCACAGGATACGGGGATGGGGAATACGCAGCTATTTTCGAGAAGATCCTCAAACCCATCGTTCCGGATTTCAAACCTGAGCTGATCCTGGTATCGGCCGGCTTTGACATATACCGGGGAGACCCCCTGGGCGGCATGAAAGTATCCCCAAAGGGATTTGCCGGATTGACACGTTTAATCATGGAGATCGCCGCATCCTGTTGCGGCGGCAAAATCGTGTTCACCCTTGAAGGGGGATATGATCTCAAGGGGTTGAGAGACTCCGTCAAGGCAGTCCTGAAAGAACTGGCCGGATTAGCCTTTACCAATTATGCGGATATGATGGCAGGGGCAAACCCGGTGGCTGTTGACATGGCGCTGAAATCCGTTCTTCAGGTGCAAAGCCGGTACTGGAAGAACTTGAGGCCTTGA
- a CDS encoding calcium-binding protein, whose translation MWDYTFIGDDLPNTIYGTSERDLIKGMGGDDQLYGYAGRDSLRGGDGNDILDGGAGNDTLYGDDGDDTLNGGDGDDGIQGGVGDDLLNGGDGNDNMVGDAGNNTMYGGAGEDYMDGVWGNNYMEGGTGNDTYVINDTGDVIVENPDEGTDKVV comes from the coding sequence ATGTGGGACTATACATTCATAGGAGACGATTTACCAAACACGATCTACGGAACTAGTGAAAGGGACCTTATCAAAGGAATGGGTGGCGACGACCAACTTTACGGATATGCCGGACGTGATAGTTTACGAGGCGGCGATGGCAATGACATCCTGGATGGCGGGGCGGGAAACGACACCCTGTATGGCGACGATGGCGACGACACCTTGAATGGTGGCGATGGCGACGACGGCATACAGGGCGGTGTTGGCGATGACTTATTGAATGGCGGCGATGGCAATGACAACATGGTGGGCGATGCAGGCAACAACACTATGTATGGCGGTGCCGGTGAAGACTACATGGATGGTGTGTGGGGTAACAACTACATGGAAGGCGGGACTGGCAACGACACCTATGTCATCAACGACACGGGAGATGTCATCGTCGAGAATCCGGACGAAGGGACCGATAAAGTTGT
- a CDS encoding SGNH/GDSL hydrolase family protein yields MDKKRFLVALLAIFCLMTTVVYAKPFSSVVVYGDSLSDNGNFFNATGQPGFPYYEGRRSDGPVAVEYLAASLGSPLIDFAWIGATTGVGNYADSGNVTELGAYNLPGMTTVYNATKGLLSPYASGGLFVVWGGPNDILAPSPLDGSDYSAIVSRALANELAIIEDLQGMGVKTILAPGMPDLGLTPYFNSVSPEFAALGTAITNAFNAGLEAMLPSDVLYYDTAALLRSVVDNPVAYGFTNVTDACFDGSTVCGDPSTYLFFDDFHPTTATHEILGRGFAATVVPLPSTIIIFCSGFGCLAVLRRRLSR; encoded by the coding sequence ATGGACAAAAAACGTTTTTTGGTCGCTCTACTTGCCATATTCTGTTTGATGACAACGGTTGTATATGCCAAACCTTTCAGCTCTGTCGTTGTTTACGGCGATAGTCTGTCCGACAACGGCAATTTTTTCAATGCGACCGGTCAACCCGGATTCCCCTATTACGAAGGTCGCCGGTCAGACGGTCCGGTTGCGGTGGAATACCTTGCCGCATCGCTCGGGTCGCCCTTGATCGATTTCGCATGGATCGGTGCGACGACGGGAGTCGGCAACTACGCGGACAGCGGAAACGTCACAGAGCTTGGTGCCTATAACCTGCCGGGCATGACGACGGTGTATAACGCAACAAAAGGATTGCTCAGCCCTTATGCGTCCGGGGGGCTTTTCGTCGTCTGGGGAGGGCCGAACGACATCCTGGCGCCCTCGCCCCTGGATGGTTCTGATTATTCTGCGATCGTCTCGCGGGCTTTGGCAAATGAGCTGGCGATCATCGAGGACCTGCAAGGGATGGGCGTAAAAACGATTCTCGCACCGGGGATGCCGGATCTCGGCCTTACCCCTTATTTCAACTCCGTGTCGCCGGAATTCGCCGCCCTGGGCACCGCGATCACAAACGCTTTCAATGCGGGACTTGAGGCCATGCTCCCCTCGGATGTGCTTTATTACGATACAGCCGCGCTGCTGCGATCCGTGGTGGACAATCCTGTCGCCTATGGATTCACAAACGTAACAGATGCCTGTTTCGATGGCTCAACAGTATGTGGCGATCCGAGCACATACCTCTTCTTTGATGATTTCCATCCGACAACGGCTACTCATGAAATCTTGGGCAGAGGCTTCGCGGCAACGGTCGTCCCGTTGCCCTCAACGATCATCATCTTCTGTTCGGGATTTGGCTGCCTGGCGGTCTTGCGGCGACGGTTGTCTCGCTGA
- a CDS encoding RluA family pseudouridine synthase has translation MKTTINKSTTLIEFLTEQFPDSPRTRIKKLLQHGNIRCNNKTVTLHSYELAAGDVVEINTHGGTAAKAALPFPVLFEDQHIIVVEKPVGIVTSSTDGSMSVQGIISEFLKGQTKGKMRASVVHRLDKEVSGVLLLAKSHLAMNRIKEKWKETEKRYYALVEGKPEKSAGTIESWLVEDHSQKVHSTHESSKAKFSITHYRTIQQVNQYTLLDVNLETGRKNQIRVHLSDIRCPIVGDRKYGASAEYVRRIRLHAYYLSFPHPITGERITIESPMPKEFLSIKDRDEKYR, from the coding sequence ATGAAGACAACGATCAATAAATCCACAACACTGATTGAATTTCTTACGGAACAATTCCCCGATTCACCCCGCACAAGGATAAAAAAGCTCTTACAACACGGCAATATCCGGTGCAACAATAAGACGGTAACCTTGCATTCCTATGAGCTTGCGGCCGGAGATGTGGTTGAAATCAACACGCACGGTGGAACCGCTGCAAAAGCAGCCCTTCCTTTTCCCGTCTTGTTTGAAGATCAGCATATCATCGTCGTTGAAAAACCTGTCGGGATTGTTACCTCCAGCACAGATGGCAGTATGAGCGTGCAAGGGATTATTTCAGAATTTTTAAAAGGGCAAACCAAAGGGAAGATGCGTGCCTCTGTTGTACACCGCTTGGATAAGGAAGTATCAGGTGTGCTGTTGCTGGCCAAATCGCATCTGGCAATGAATCGCATTAAAGAAAAGTGGAAAGAAACCGAAAAACGTTACTATGCGCTCGTTGAAGGGAAACCTGAAAAGTCTGCTGGTACCATTGAAAGCTGGCTTGTTGAAGATCATTCGCAGAAAGTTCACTCAACGCATGAATCATCCAAAGCGAAATTTTCAATTACTCATTATCGGACCATCCAACAGGTAAACCAATACACATTGCTTGATGTGAACCTTGAAACAGGCCGAAAAAATCAAATCAGGGTACACTTATCCGATATCCGTTGTCCCATCGTAGGTGACAGAAAATACGGCGCATCGGCTGAGTATGTCCGGCGTATCCGGTTGCATGCCTATTATTTATCTTTTCCACATCCTATTACTGGAGAAAGAATCACTATTGAATCGCCCATGCCAAAAGAGTTTCTTTCAATAAAGGATAGAGATGAAAAGTATAGGTAA
- a CDS encoding NAD(P)/FAD-dependent oxidoreductase — protein MKKYEVIVVGAGAAGLIAAGRVAELGARVLLLEKMERAGRKLLITGKGRCNITNDAPISDFIDHTYPNGRFLRHAFSEFFAQDIVDLLAKYGVETVVERGGRVFPASNKAGDVVDALLQWVRNSKVEFQCNCKIEKLIVADQAIAGVEAVCQGRKMAYDADAVILCTGGCSYPATGSNGEGYKLVRQLGHTIDPVMPALVPIETEGNLAGLMQGLSLKNVKAMVWVNGKKLKEEFGEMLFTHFGLSGPIILTLSRFVVDELRKRNKVELSIDLKPALDAQKLDARLQRDLNENGKKHLDNMFKGWLPAKMIPVFMDLLQLNPDKECHQVTSKERRKILQLMKEMRFLVTGHRSFKEAIITAGGISTKEIDPRTMESKLVKNLYFAGEVMDLDADTGGYNLQIAWSTAWLAAQSCLAKEDRGRHRD, from the coding sequence ATGAAGAAATATGAGGTTATCGTTGTTGGGGCTGGAGCCGCTGGTTTAATTGCGGCTGGAAGAGTTGCAGAACTTGGAGCCCGTGTACTTTTACTTGAGAAGATGGAGCGAGCCGGGCGGAAATTGCTCATCACCGGCAAAGGTCGTTGCAACATCACAAACGATGCCCCTATCTCCGATTTTATCGATCATACATACCCCAACGGTCGTTTCCTGAGGCATGCATTTTCTGAATTCTTTGCCCAGGATATTGTCGATTTACTTGCTAAGTATGGCGTAGAGACTGTTGTTGAACGGGGCGGAAGAGTTTTCCCTGCCAGCAATAAGGCTGGCGACGTTGTCGATGCATTATTGCAATGGGTTCGTAACTCCAAGGTTGAATTTCAATGCAACTGCAAAATTGAAAAGCTTATCGTTGCCGATCAGGCCATTGCCGGGGTAGAAGCTGTTTGCCAGGGAAGAAAGATGGCCTATGATGCCGATGCGGTCATTCTTTGTACCGGCGGGTGTTCCTACCCTGCGACAGGCTCAAACGGTGAAGGATATAAGCTTGTCAGGCAACTGGGACATACCATTGATCCTGTCATGCCGGCGCTGGTACCCATTGAAACAGAGGGCAACCTGGCCGGCCTCATGCAGGGATTGAGCTTGAAAAATGTAAAAGCCATGGTTTGGGTGAATGGCAAAAAGTTGAAAGAAGAATTTGGGGAAATGCTCTTTACCCACTTTGGTCTGTCCGGCCCGATTATCCTTACCCTTAGCCGGTTTGTGGTCGATGAACTAAGAAAAAGAAATAAGGTGGAATTATCGATCGACCTGAAACCAGCATTGGATGCGCAAAAGCTTGATGCCCGATTGCAACGTGATTTGAATGAGAACGGAAAAAAACACCTTGATAATATGTTCAAAGGCTGGCTTCCGGCGAAAATGATCCCGGTTTTTATGGATCTTCTGCAATTGAATCCCGATAAGGAATGCCACCAGGTCACATCAAAGGAACGACGAAAGATCCTCCAATTGATGAAAGAAATGCGGTTTCTGGTTACCGGTCATCGCTCCTTTAAAGAAGCCATTATTACCGCCGGGGGGATAAGTACCAAAGAAATAGATCCCAGGACCATGGAATCAAAGCTCGTTAAAAACCTGTATTTTGCCGGTGAAGTAATGGACCTGGATGCAGATACCGGCGGATATAACCTTCAAATTGCATGGTCAACGGCTTGGCTGGCGGCTCAATCGTGCTTGGCAAAAGAGGATCGGGGGCGACACCGCGATTAG
- the glgP gene encoding alpha-glucan family phosphorylase, with amino-acid sequence MSNVRRVGSPIYTFFPIEVEGFDALGELALDMRWSWNHAADEVWAQLDQDLWDLTHNPWVVLQTVSRDRLKQVLKDPIFRRKVDDLVETKRHEAEVPTWFQQQYPQNTMTAVAYFSMEFMLSEALPIYSGGLGNVAGDQLKAANDLGVPVVGVGLLYQQGYFRQVIDMYGAQQALFPYNDPGQLPVMPVREQNGEWLRLEVVLPGYSLWVRAWQVQVGRVMLYLLDSNDAANFPAYRGITSELYGGGPEQRLRQEIVLGIGGWRLLEALGIKPEVCHMNEGHAAFAVLERTRIFIEETGQPFEVALAVTRAGNLFTTHTPVADGFDRFNPQLIEHYLGDYARNSLGIPSRDLLALGRLNPNAPTEDFNMAYLAVRGSGAINGVSRLHAKVSRGIFQQLFPDWPEIEVPVGHVTNGVHMPSWDSAEADALWTESCGKERWLGITETLEGKIHCAPDDKLWQLRAAARKSLVGYVRARLSKQLAASGATTEEIKKAHYIFDANALTLGFARRFTTYKRPNLLLHDPERLLRILTILERPVQLIIAGKAHPDDHAGQAMIQEWMRFIRRPEVGTHVVFLSDYDMLLTERLVQGVDVWINTPRRPWEACGTSGMKVLVNGGLNLSELDGWWAEAYTPEVGWALGDGNEHNSDPAWDAAEADALYTLLEREVIPEFYSRDRNGIPLAWVARIRESMSRLTTHFSSNRAVRQYTERYYVPATASFRERAADKGAAGAQMVNWLHNLAREWGNLRFGEITIATNGEQHLFEVQVYLNGLYPDEVRVELYAEGVKGGDPERYEMKCGPKLIGAENGYIYGAQVQAIRASTDYTVRVIPSHTGSAVPLEAAQIHWQR; translated from the coding sequence ATGAGCAACGTCAGAAGAGTCGGCAGTCCCATATATACATTCTTCCCTATTGAGGTCGAAGGGTTCGATGCGCTGGGAGAGCTGGCGCTGGATATGCGTTGGTCGTGGAATCATGCGGCCGACGAAGTGTGGGCGCAGCTTGATCAGGATCTCTGGGACCTCACCCACAATCCATGGGTCGTTCTGCAAACCGTCTCACGGGACCGGCTCAAGCAGGTGTTAAAGGATCCGATCTTCCGTAGGAAAGTTGATGACCTAGTAGAAACCAAGCGTCATGAGGCGGAGGTTCCCACCTGGTTTCAGCAACAGTATCCCCAGAATACCATGACCGCTGTTGCGTATTTCAGTATGGAGTTTATGTTGAGTGAAGCGCTTCCCATTTATTCAGGGGGACTGGGTAATGTGGCCGGCGATCAGCTCAAAGCGGCAAACGATCTGGGCGTGCCAGTGGTCGGTGTGGGGCTTCTCTACCAGCAAGGTTATTTTCGTCAGGTGATAGACATGTATGGTGCACAGCAGGCTCTTTTCCCGTATAACGACCCCGGGCAACTGCCGGTCATGCCGGTGCGCGAACAGAACGGGGAGTGGCTGCGGCTGGAGGTCGTGTTGCCCGGTTATTCTCTCTGGGTGCGTGCCTGGCAGGTCCAAGTGGGAAGAGTGATGCTTTACCTGCTGGACAGCAATGATGCAGCGAATTTCCCTGCCTATCGGGGGATTACCAGCGAGCTTTACGGTGGCGGACCGGAGCAGCGTCTGAGGCAGGAAATAGTCCTGGGAATCGGTGGCTGGCGACTGTTGGAAGCACTCGGTATCAAGCCCGAGGTCTGCCACATGAATGAAGGACATGCAGCCTTCGCGGTACTTGAGCGGACACGCATCTTTATCGAAGAGACTGGACAACCTTTTGAGGTAGCGCTTGCCGTTACGAGGGCAGGGAACCTCTTTACCACCCACACGCCGGTGGCCGACGGATTTGACCGTTTTAACCCCCAACTCATCGAACATTACCTCGGTGATTATGCCCGGAATAGCCTCGGAATCCCGTCCCGTGATCTGCTGGCCCTCGGTCGTCTCAATCCGAACGCTCCCACGGAAGATTTCAACATGGCATACCTGGCGGTACGTGGGAGTGGGGCAATCAACGGGGTAAGCCGTCTGCATGCGAAGGTGAGCCGGGGTATCTTTCAGCAGCTCTTTCCGGACTGGCCTGAAATTGAGGTGCCGGTGGGGCATGTGACCAACGGTGTCCATATGCCGAGTTGGGATTCAGCAGAGGCTGATGCCCTCTGGACTGAGTCCTGTGGCAAGGAGCGCTGGCTGGGCATAACGGAAACCCTGGAAGGAAAGATTCACTGTGCACCTGACGATAAGCTCTGGCAACTCCGCGCTGCCGCCCGCAAATCTCTTGTTGGCTATGTCCGTGCACGGCTTTCCAAGCAACTGGCCGCCTCAGGCGCAACAACAGAGGAGATCAAAAAAGCTCACTACATTTTTGATGCCAACGCATTGACGCTGGGGTTTGCGCGCCGCTTTACAACATACAAGAGACCGAACCTGCTTTTACACGACCCTGAAAGGCTCCTTCGTATCCTTACCATCCTGGAGCGTCCGGTGCAACTCATCATTGCCGGCAAAGCCCATCCGGATGACCATGCGGGACAGGCCATGATTCAGGAATGGATGCGTTTTATCCGGCGACCCGAAGTGGGCACGCATGTGGTCTTTCTGAGCGACTACGACATGCTTTTGACCGAACGTCTTGTGCAGGGAGTGGATGTCTGGATCAACACACCGCGACGACCATGGGAGGCGTGTGGGACGAGCGGTATGAAGGTGCTCGTCAATGGTGGGCTCAACCTGTCGGAATTGGATGGCTGGTGGGCTGAAGCCTACACGCCGGAAGTGGGATGGGCGTTGGGTGATGGAAACGAGCATAACAGCGACCCGGCCTGGGATGCTGCCGAAGCCGACGCGCTCTATACGCTTCTTGAACGTGAGGTGATCCCTGAGTTTTACAGCCGCGACCGGAATGGTATCCCCCTAGCCTGGGTGGCACGCATACGCGAGAGCATGTCACGACTTACAACGCACTTTTCCAGCAATCGGGCGGTGCGCCAGTATACCGAGCGTTACTATGTACCTGCCACTGCTTCCTTCCGCGAGCGGGCTGCCGATAAGGGTGCAGCAGGTGCACAAATGGTGAACTGGCTGCACAACTTGGCGAGGGAATGGGGTAATTTGCGGTTCGGTGAAATAACAATTGCAACGAACGGGGAGCAGCATCTATTCGAGGTTCAGGTCTATCTAAATGGCCTCTACCCGGATGAGGTGCGGGTCGAGTTATATGCTGAAGGAGTCAAAGGTGGTGATCCTGAGCGCTATGAGATGAAGTGCGGCCCAAAATTGATAGGCGCGGAAAACGGCTACATCTATGGTGCCCAAGTACAGGCGATAAGGGCATCCACGGACTATACGGTGCGCGTGATACCGAGCCACACAGGCAGTGCGGTTCCTCTCGAAGCTGCTCAAATCCATTGGCAACGATGA
- a CDS encoding jacalin-like lectin — MGSDPDAKGGKSHRTEIIVALITLAGVLGGALLANWDKVFPPTKPEPAPIAGPAAISPSSPSVPQQPAEPTRSDQEQNTSHKAIDKKQKPETRIPWYQISTPTHKGTIHTGCNPFNDRSDVYTKEPISRIEVYHGRYIYGICISYGTVRGGNHGLTQEGKYGIHMNYWEIQNDEKITRVEGNIEGNYLSGLKFFTDRGRESPKFGQGHGTSFKEEAPANGSLRTISGWANLDRNKGNRAICGMTFHFGKP, encoded by the coding sequence ATGGGGTCCGATCCAGATGCAAAAGGCGGCAAGTCTCACCGGACAGAAATCATTGTTGCGTTAATCACACTGGCAGGTGTGCTCGGAGGTGCCTTGCTTGCAAACTGGGACAAGGTCTTTCCTCCGACCAAGCCTGAGCCGGCTCCTATTGCGGGGCCTGCGGCCATATCACCGTCATCTCCTTCAGTGCCTCAACAACCGGCCGAACCGACCAGATCGGATCAGGAACAAAATACTTCTCATAAAGCGATTGATAAAAAGCAGAAACCAGAGACGCGGATTCCTTGGTATCAGATTTCGACACCTACGCATAAAGGCACAATCCACACTGGCTGCAATCCGTTCAATGATAGATCGGATGTGTACACGAAAGAACCTATCTCCAGAATCGAGGTATACCACGGAAGGTATATTTACGGCATATGTATCAGTTATGGGACCGTCCGTGGGGGAAACCACGGCCTTACCCAAGAGGGGAAATATGGCATCCATATGAACTATTGGGAAATCCAGAACGACGAGAAAATCACACGTGTCGAGGGAAATATCGAGGGGAACTACCTTAGCGGACTTAAGTTCTTCACAGACAGGGGTAGAGAGTCACCTAAGTTCGGCCAAGGTCATGGGACGTCTTTTAAGGAAGAAGCCCCTGCCAACGGATCATTGAGGACCATCAGCGGATGGGCGAATCTGGATCGAAATAAGGGTAACAGGGCCATCTGCGGCATGACCTTCCATTTTGGCAAACCCTGA
- a CDS encoding carbohydrate-binding protein → MRKRIIPSVQKDTLPPGEDWLDLDRLAEVEITSEDAAHPIEAALLPGQSGGWRAAGPGVQTIRLLFAHPLRLRRICIEFVEPVTERTQEFVLRWSQDGVQFFREIIRQQWNFNPQGATREMEDYRVDLSMVTVLELSIIPDISGGNAHASLAQLRLA, encoded by the coding sequence ATGCGCAAACGAATTATTCCTTCAGTTCAAAAAGACACCCTGCCACCAGGAGAAGACTGGTTGGATCTCGATCGTTTGGCGGAGGTGGAAATCACTTCGGAAGATGCAGCGCATCCCATCGAGGCCGCATTGCTTCCTGGTCAAAGCGGGGGCTGGCGTGCTGCAGGGCCCGGAGTGCAGACGATCCGGCTTCTCTTCGCGCATCCGCTGCGGCTTCGCCGAATCTGCATCGAGTTCGTAGAGCCCGTTACTGAGCGCACACAGGAGTTCGTCCTGCGCTGGTCTCAGGATGGCGTGCAATTTTTCCGAGAGATCATACGCCAGCAATGGAACTTCAACCCCCAAGGCGCAACCCGCGAGATGGAAGATTATCGTGTCGATCTTTCGATGGTTACCGTGCTTGAATTGAGCATTATTCCGGATATAAGCGGGGGGAATGCACATGCGTCCCTGGCGCAGCTGCGTCTTGCCTAA